The proteins below come from a single Amphiura filiformis chromosome 15, Afil_fr2py, whole genome shotgun sequence genomic window:
- the LOC140172054 gene encoding UDP-glucuronosyltransferase 2C1-like — MKDSPYVKDFNAVNWSWYNLRNPEQVTQKINFLNKEMLHNGIELAGFKLDYGEAKISTRDCRDLFNDTELLLKLKSHNYNLIDLEEFVQGSGDHGIIIFTLGSMVGSLADHRKTEIIAKVFSRIPQRIIWRHTGELPTNLGSNIKILKWIPQSDMLGHAKTRLYIGHGGLNGAYEALYNAVPMILMPVLAPDQKDTAVRIFSKGMGLRLDPATITEESYYEAIKEVLQNDT, encoded by the exons ATGAAGGACTCTCCGTATGTAAAAGATTTCAACGCAGTCAATTGGTCATGGTATAATCTCCGCAATCCTGAACAAGTGACGCAGAAAATTAATTTTCTTAATAAGGAGATGCTTCACAACGGCATTGAATTGGCTGGTTTTAAGCTTGATTATGGTGAGGCAAAAATATCTACCCGTGACTGTCGTGATTTATTCAACGATACGGAATTACTTCTGAAACTTAAGTCTCATAACTATAACCTAATT GATCTGGAAGAGTTTGTCCAGGGTTCTGGTGATCATGGAATTATCATTTTCACACTGGGATCTATGGTGGGTTCTTTGGCTGATCACCGGAAAACAGAAATAATAGCGAAAGTGTTCAGCAGAATACCACAGAGAATTATTTGGCGCCATACTGGTGAACTACCGACGAACCTGGGATCTAATATCAAGATACTCAAATGGATACCTCAAAGTGACATGCTAG GTCATGCCAAGACCCGTCTCTATATCGGTCACGGAGGGTTGAATGGTGCCTATGAAGCTCTGTACAACGCCGTCCCAATGATTCTTATGCCGGTATTGGCTCCGGATCAGAAAGACACAGCCGTAAGAATATTCTCGAAGGGGATGGGTTTGCGTCTTGACCCAGCTACTATCACAGAAGAAAGCTATTATGAAGCGATAAAGGAAGTCTTACAAAACGATACGTAA
- the LOC140172055 gene encoding UDP-glucuronosyltransferase 2C1-like, translating into MTFFERVENVLLRFLQRFIYPYLLLADYRAIQKEQGIDIDSDILDVMGKASLWISYSDLSLEYPHPTMPNYVRSGGMALKEPLPLEQDLEDFVQGSGNHGIIIFTLGSTVGCLADHRKTEIIAKVFSRLPQRIIWRHTGELPTNLGSNIKILKWIPQSDLLGHAKTRLYIGHGGLNGAYEALYNAVPMILMPVLAPDQTDTAARVVSKGMGVRLDPATITAKSFYEAIKEVLQNDTYRKKVALNSAILRDMPPAKDRVVFWIEHVMKFGDEHLRAHVFELNLIQYYLVDVAAFLVLCIMGFILAMLFVCGLCCRMCKKNNNSKAE; encoded by the exons ATGACATTCTTTGAGCGGGTTGAAAATGTACTCTTGAGATTTTTGCAGCGATTTATTTACCCGTATTTGTTACTGGCAGATTACAGAGCTATCCAAAAAGAGCAAGGTATTGATATTGATTCAGACATTCTTGATGTAATGGGGAAAGCGTCTCTCTGGATAAGTTATTCAGATTTAAGTCTGGAATACCCACACCCGACGATGCCGAACTATGTCAGATCTGGAGGGATGGCTTTAAAGGAACCATTACCGTTGGAACAG GATCTGGAAGATTTTGTCCAGGGTTCTGGCAATCATGGAATCATCATTTTCACACTGGGATCTACGGTTGGTTGTTTGGCTGATCACCGGAAAACAGAAATAATAGCGAAAGTGTTCAGCAGACTACCACAGAGAATTATTTGGCGCCATACTGGTGAACTACCCACCAATCTGGGATCTAATATCAAGATACTCAAATGGATACCTCAAAGTGATTTGCTAG GTCATGCCAAGACCCGTCTCTATATCGGTCACGGAGGTTTGAATGGTGCCTATGAAGCTCTGTACAACGCCGTCCCAATGATTCTTATGCCGGTATTGGCTCCAGATCAGACAGACACAGCCGCGAGAGTAGTCTCAAAAGGGATGGGTGTGCGTCTTGACCCAGCTACTATCACAGCAAAAAGCTTTTATGAAGCGATAAAGGAAGTCTTACAAAATGATAC GTACCGGAAGAAAGTTGCCCTTAATTCAGCTATTCTTCGGGACATGCCACCGGCAAAGGATCGCGTGGTCTTCTGGATAGAACATGTCATGAAGTTTGGTGATGAGCATCTCCGTGCCCATGTATTTGAACTTAATCTAATCCAATATTACCTTGTAGATGTAGCGGCCTTTCTAGTGCTTTGCATCATGGGGTTTATATTAGCTATGCTATTTGTATGTGGGTTATGTTGTAGAATGTGTAAGAAAAATAACAATTCAAAGGCAGAATAA